GACGCAGGTTGCTCGCGAGCATCGTCCGTCGGATCGGCCCGGCCCGCTGCGTGTAGTGCCAGGTCCGCCGAAAGCTCTCGGCCAACTGCCCAACCGCCGGCCCGGTCACCGCGATCGCGTTATCACGCCAGAGCATCTTCGGGTTGAACTGCGCGAGTTTTGCCACCCAACCTCCGGCGTAGCGGGTGCCGATGTTGATCCCGCCGATCCCGCCGATTCGTCCGTCGATGACGAGCATCTTTCGGTGATCGCGCCAGCCGGGCCGCCACGAGTGCTTGGTCTCCCATGGCCGCATCGGATGAAACTCCGCGACATGTCCGCCGGCTTTGCGAAGTTGCTCGAACCACTTACGCGGCGACAGGAACGAGCCGAACGAGTCGTAGATCAGATACACCTCGACGCCGGCGCGGGCTTTGTCACTGAGGAGGTCGACGAATGCCTTGCCCGTGTCGTCGTTGGCGAGGATGTAGGTTTCGAGATAGACGGTGTGGCGGGCGTCCTTGATACCGGCAAAAGCGGCGGCGAGAGCTTCGCCGTCCTTGTAGAGCCGCAGACCGCTGCCGTCGCGTAGTTCGACGGCATCGGGATGTTCCCAGCCATCGTCCTGGCTGCCGGGTTCGAGGTTAAGGCCCAGGCGAAGGTTCGAATCTTCGGCGACTTGCAGGTCCGGGGCGTCGACGTGTTCGATCCCGACCCGCGCCGCCCGCGGGTCGGGTCGGACCGGCGGCGGGGGCGGCGGGACGCTGCGGGGCATGCGAGAACTGTAACGCAACCGCCGCGAGCGCCCTACGGTCCCGCATGGCCCTCACCCAAGACGCCGCCATGGATGCCCTGCGCCAAGTGCAGGATCCGGAGCTGTTCAAGGACATCGTCACGCTCGGCATGGTCAAACGTGTCGAGGTCGACGGGACCAAGGTCGACGTGACCGTCGAATTGACCACGCCGGCGTGCCCGATGAAGGACAAGATCGAGGCCGACGTCCGGGCCGCACTGCAGGGGGCCGGGGCGACCGACGTGCGCGTCGAGCTGACCGCCGACACGCGCGGCGCGAAGGTGAAGCAGGCCGAGAACAATCCGCTGCCGCAGGTGAAGAACATCATCGCCGTCGGTGCCGGCAAGGGTGGTGTGGGCAAGAGCACGATCAGCGCCAACCTCGCCATCGGCCTGCAACGCACCGGCGCGAGCGTCGGGCTCATGGACGGCGACATCTACGGCCCGTCCATGCCGACCATGCTCGGCATCAAGGGTGCCGTGCCGAAAGTGAAGGACGGCAACAAGATCCTCCCCATCCGCGTCCACGGCATCCACGCGATCACCATCGGCTCGCTCGTCGAGCAGGACAAGCCGCTGATCTGGCGCGGGCCGATGGCGCACGGCGCGTTCAAGCAGCTCGCGCTGGAGAACACCGAATGGCCGGAGCTGGACTACCTGATCGTCGACCTGCCGCCGGGGACGGGGGACGTGCCATTGACGTTGTGCCAGATCCTGCCGCTCACGGGTGCGGTCGTCGTCGCGACGCCGCAGCAGGTCGCGGTCGATGACGCGGTGCGGGCGGTGAAGATGTTCCAGCAACTGGGCGCGCCGGTGCTGGGCGTGGTGGAGAACATGAGCGTGCTCGTGACCGAGAGCGGCGAAGAGGTCGACGTCTTCGGCCGCGGCGGTGCCGAGCAGATGGCCAAGGACCTGCAACTCGACTTCCTCGGCGACCTGCCGATGTTCCCCGAGATCCGAGTGAACACCGACCGCGGCAAACCGCACGCGAACTACGAGAACAACCCGCGCTTGAAGGAAGCGCTGGAAACACTCGTCGGCCAAGTCGCCGCCGCCGTCAGTCGCCGCGTCGTGAATGCGCCCGAGGTGGAGTTGGAAATCAGTTGACGCTTCGGGCGTCATGTTAGAATCGTTCGATGGCCACGCTTTCGACTCCCAAGCCGATGCCGTTGTATGCCGAGCCCGGGATGACCGGGCATCCGCCGGTGGAGATGTCTTACGAGGACTTTCTCGAAGGCGTCGGGCTCCCGCACGGGCACTTCGAGTACGTCGATGGGAAGGCTCACGAAATGACCGCCGTTAACGACTCCCACGATCAACTCG
The Planctomycetota bacterium genome window above contains:
- a CDS encoding phospholipase D-like domain-containing protein produces the protein MPRSVPPPPPPVRPDPRAARVGIEHVDAPDLQVAEDSNLRLGLNLEPGSQDDGWEHPDAVELRDGSGLRLYKDGEALAAAFAGIKDARHTVYLETYILANDDTGKAFVDLLSDKARAGVEVYLIYDSFGSFLSPRKWFEQLRKAGGHVAEFHPMRPWETKHSWRPGWRDHRKMLVIDGRIGGIGGINIGTRYAGGWVAKLAQFNPKMLWRDNAIAVTGPAVGQLAESFRRTWHYTQRAGPIRRTMLASNLRLPDPAKGLRLGKQRSYDVPKLPGRFPEDLLKPDADFGLLATGPTLSSPLRPILQAIANHATRRIWLTSAYFAPDEEFIVALCNASKRGIDVRLMLAGRSDANILITAARSFYDRLLDAGVRIFERQGAMLHTKAMTIDGRLALIGSTNLDYRSIEFNLEASAVVRSPQFAEQMETLFEHDMRFSREIDADEWRERPWRDRIVQWIVNRVRYVL
- a CDS encoding Mrp/NBP35 family ATP-binding protein gives rise to the protein MALTQDAAMDALRQVQDPELFKDIVTLGMVKRVEVDGTKVDVTVELTTPACPMKDKIEADVRAALQGAGATDVRVELTADTRGAKVKQAENNPLPQVKNIIAVGAGKGGVGKSTISANLAIGLQRTGASVGLMDGDIYGPSMPTMLGIKGAVPKVKDGNKILPIRVHGIHAITIGSLVEQDKPLIWRGPMAHGAFKQLALENTEWPELDYLIVDLPPGTGDVPLTLCQILPLTGAVVVATPQQVAVDDAVRAVKMFQQLGAPVLGVVENMSVLVTESGEEVDVFGRGGAEQMAKDLQLDFLGDLPMFPEIRVNTDRGKPHANYENNPRLKEALETLVGQVAAAVSRRVVNAPEVELEIS